The region aagaaaAAACACTTGACCATATGGTTTACATTAACGCTACGACTCACGGGGCCCATCACGTTCTATAaggttttacattaaaatactCCAAATAACAATGAAAGGATGAGACGACTTCAATAAGATAAAAAAGTAGAATTTATTTAGACGGAATACCGGTTCAGCAGTTCGTGAATTTGACAACTGTCAAATCAGTCGTCAGCTAACATACTAGCGTTAGCATGTATTTGTAAGTTGAGTAATTCTTATTAGCTAGTGTTGGACAATTTGGTATTTTGTATTGCTAGTAATTTTGCATTATATCCTATATCGAAAGCCACACTGGTTTGGTTAACTACGTACAGAAAATGACCTTTTTAAATGTTCGTATTCAGGACAAAGTCTTCATCTCCAACCAACATGGCTGACACAAAAATTCTTACCTGTAGATGCATCGGCTCGCCAACAGATCACCAGAAGGGCAATGACAGCCCAGAATAACTGCATGGTAGCTAATTTAGAGCTTCGTATATCGTCGAATGTAGTAATATTAACCACGACTAGCCCACTCTTCTCCCTGCGTTTCTTCCGAACTTGCACTGAGATGTACGAGCTCCGTCTCACAGCACAGCCGATATAGCTGGTCGTCCTCTAGTTGCACTTCACGTACACACGCCCTGAAAGGCACGTACGCGTGACGTCATTTTAAAGGCGTGGTCACTCCACGTGAAGATGCGTGCTGGactttaaaacaatattttttccatAGATATAATATTTTCGAAGAAGTTGACGGATAGAATTTTAAATGTtggatggaaaacaacaaacacactcGTACAAAAGCAGCATGTTTTTGTAAGTTTGAATGTGCAACCACATTTAAAGACATAATTTGAAGTTTACAAAAACTTGTACACGTGTCTTTTTACGTAcgttatacagtatgtaacaaGAATCCTTATCAACTAGCACATTTCGTCTCAGAAGTAGCAACATTTTTCATCTCACAATCAGACCACTTGCATTCGTCAGCCATGTCAAGATATTGGTGTACATATCCATTCATCCAAGTATAATcttcaataatcaataatctttCGAGATTGAATCTGACGCAACTACAAAGTATGTATTTTTTCCctaaaaagtttaaatatctGTATGCCCAAGTACTCAGATACAACTGAGTCTTTAGCTGCTAGTAAAAATCTAGTTTATAACTCCTCTAAACTAAGACACCCACAAGTGTCTTTCAGTATCTAATTATTGTTGGAGTTTTTAGAAAATTGACAGCCACATGACACGGTTCATACACTCTCAAACAATTTCGTGTCAGTTGCAGACATGTTACAGCAGGGGTTGCCACCAAGTGGAAGCTTGAGGAGAGAATGAGGAGAAACCACATTTCACTCACATTTTTCACATCCAGTGTGTTATTTCTGATTAGTATCTAGATGTTTCCCACAATCTCCAAAAACTACATGTATATAACTGTTAAGAATTTTCTAAATCCAGCTGTCACGCTATTTCAGCAAAAAAGAAGTGATGCCATAATTTATGTAGATTTCCAAAAGCCGAattcatttcaaattcaaactATAGCAATGAAAAACTGCCCACCAACACTATTTCATGTTGAAGGAGCTAAGATGTTAGCTCCTGTTACTAGCTCTCTGATTAATATTAAAATGGCTTGCTGTATTTCCAAGTACATAATTATGTGAATACAAATACTTGGCCGCTTTAACCCCAGAGGTAACAATGAACTGATTTAGAATCAGCAGTTGCACATTGTAAAAGCAAACTCAAAGCCATATTCTGTACAAAACAACAAAGCCCTCAGATGAAAGAGGCCTTTGaacaaaaaacagagaaaggaaATGCAGGACAATGTAAAGGAAATACACCAATGTGGCTAAACAATGAATGGAAGTTTAATTTATTGACCTATTGACAAACATTTAATAGGCAAGCACCTCATTGAAAGATTTAGTATGAACACTGCTTCATATCGGCATGTCAGGCCTTACTTTGAAAGCAAGAAACAATCTCACATTTTGGATTAAATCACTTCCACCAGAGCTCAGTTTTGacggttttttttgttctcttgttGAGTACACAAGGACCAGCACAGCTCAAAGGCTGTTTAGCAATAATGTTTACCATACTATTCTATTCCTTCGATTTTAGAACATTTTGTTATTACGGTAGCCTTTTTAGCAACAAAAAATTTTGGAACCAATTTTTGGTGGTTTTATTGCATCACTAAGTGCAGACGAAAACAGAATTTGTCAACAGGGTTGTTTCAGGCAACACATTTGTTCAGTGACTGGAAACAATTTTACTTTTGGTCATTTTATCCTGCTGCCCATGAGAAGACATTCAGAGctaatatatacacacaattgAGAATGATTTACATGGATTGTGGGTAATAGCACCCaattttctttattaatatttcaattCGTATTGTTTGGACACAATCATACTGCAAATTAATGATATTTCAACTCAcaatattacaaaatattatttacCTTCAagttaaaatacacaaacatactCAAGTGAAAAAAACTGTTCCACACTGTAGTCTTgaagataaaattaaaaaaaaaaattaatttagcaACTCCATTTTCAAACAGCACATaattactcaatttttttttcatttcaagtgcaAACAATGGTACCTGTGTGTTGTCAGGTAATTTGAAAACTATAAGATGATGTTGACAATAAAATCTTATAAACTATTGGAAATTTATTTTTGAGAACTAAATGAAATGTCATACCAAGGAATAACTGTACATCTCTTTTCACTTCATTGGCAAAAGTGGAACACTTGAAACCATAGTctggagatttaaaaaaaaaactgaactgcCTTGACATTCCGAAACTTGTACCTTGGAGTCCTCTTCCTGTATAAGGTTATTGAAACAAATCAAACCTTCTGAAGTTTCCTTGGTTCTCCATATCCTCCTTGTCAAAAGACCTCCACGCCCTCTTTTGTTCAAATTCCTGATGAAGGTGGAGGCAAAAGAAATACATGGACCTCATGTATCACTTACCCCTGAATCAGGCTTGAGTGTTCCTGGCAAGAAGCACTCAGTTGACAGACAGCATGGAGAGACTGGAGGTCACTGCTCTAAAGTACATTACCCCAGGAGCTTTATTAAAAGGTTCTCTAAGAGTTATCAGTAGGGTTTTCATTGCTGGTTGAACTTGAGGACTGAGGGgtagaagaagatgaagaagaggaggaggaagaggaggaggaagaggaggaggtaaaATTCATCCCTGATAGTTCTGGAGGGTTTGTCGCTGTGTTTTGTCCACTCAAGCTTTTCCTGCACACTGGACAAGTATCATGCTGGTGAAAAAGAATACCATCAATAATATTATGGGTACTTCACTGTTTTAGAATATTTAAGTGGGATGAGTGTTATAAAACTGTGGTTAAATACCTGTTCTAGCCAAGGGACTATACAGTCGTTGTGGAACATGTGATTGCATGGGAGCTGCCTCACATTTTCCGCAACACTGTAATCTTCTTTACACACTGGACATTCCAATCCTGAAGCTGAAGTTTTCAAATAAGATCCATCAGGAGGTTTGTATAAAATCAAAGGTAACAATACATTATCAACAACATACTGTCCACTGAATCACTAAATGGGTTCAAACTGGCACTGTAATGTAACCAgctttaacaatttttttagtttgttcaaacaaacatgtacttaaagacaacaaaacaagccAAAAATTAACAGAGAAAAGCAGTTTGTCTGTTACACCAGAGATAATTATGATGTTCAACTTACCAACATGCTCATCTGTAACTCGTACTGTTGgaagactttttattttatccctATCAGCAGGAGGAGGTCCTGAGTTCTCAAACTGGTTTAACAACTAAatgtgaaagcaaaaaaaagaaaaataaatgatgtgtaAATATTAGTGTGAATACCACTTATTTTCTTAAACATCTAAAATGTTTATTccaaatgattaaaacaaaacaaagcaaataaatcacagtaaagaataaaatcttaAAAGATACCTGGGTTACAATTGCATCTAGTCCATTTGCACCCCAGGCATAATCCATAGGATTTGAATGAAGAACACCCCTTGAAGAAATAATGCAATAGAACAGTTAGGAAAGCCCTGACAAATTCTGTGAAAATTTTTTGCTATGGTTAGACTTACCAAGGTCCAACACCAATATTGGGCATTGCAGTGGGTGCAATGATTCCATTCACTAATTGTTGAATAATtctataaaaagaaaacatgcagcTATGACACTGATATGTTGACAAAAGAACATTTTCCAATTGTTTAAATCTTCCAATATTAACTGGCATTCCCTACATCACGGACTGTGCTCCTTACCCCTCTAAAGTAGGAACACCCTCATGCCTTCCTGCTTGTCGCCTTGAACCATGACGACTTCTTGGTTGCCTGGCACTATACCGCTGTCTTGATGCATTTTCCCTTTCTCGCCTGTTTTCAGCATCCCTGTTGTCCTCCGTTCCCAGTCCAGACCCAAAAGGAAAGCGGTCATCAAAGACACCAAATGCAAACTGTCCGTAGCCCGAAGGAAAACTGAACAATTGCTGGTCTGTgttctggtaaaaaaaagaagaaaaaaaagaaagcacacaGAAACCCTGGGTGTTGTTGTCTTGATGGTGAAAGCAGGatatgtttaattatttttatggcTACAACTATCTTTGGTCAAAATAACTCAGGAATAGAGATTTCTGGCTCTGGATTAATTTCAAACCAATAGAGACACATGCTGACACTCGGTTTATCACAGCAgtcacataaacataaaaagttTAAACATCCAGATCATTCAATGAATCAAGTTAGACCCGTTAGAAAgtgtcaatggaaaaaaaaatctatgaatTTTTGACTTGTTTGAACACTAACAGAACAGAGAAAGGTTACTGAAAAGGTTAGAAACCTCAAATGGTTGCTGGTTCTGGGGCCCACTGAAGATGGTAGACATGGAGCCATTGTCAGAACTAAACGTGGACAAACAGTTGACAAAGTTATGTCTTGATTTAGTTATGAAACACTTTTTGTACAATGTATCATGGTTTGAATGATTTCTAACAGTTATAATAtcatgttttcttgtgtttccactTTCTCATTTCACATCATAACAGCCGAGGTCAAAAATTTAggataataggaaagaaaaggTGCGATATAAAAGAAGGTGACCAGTAAAGTGGATTAGTAtgcattttaatgaattttccatttttgagaGGTCACTCAAAATCTGTGAAGACAAGCAAAACACAATCCAAATCACTTATTTGGGAAGcaattaaaatattcatgtttaatGTTGGCCTCGATAAGTTTCATTACAATTATTCAAATTACTCACAAAAGCACGAATGAATTATCC is a window of Antennarius striatus isolate MH-2024 chromosome 7, ASM4005453v1, whole genome shotgun sequence DNA encoding:
- the LOC137598874 gene encoding E3 ubiquitin-protein ligase RNF126-like, which gives rise to MAEAPPWPSRFFCHRCSQEISPRLPEYTCPRCDSGFIEELLEERSSDNGSMSTIFSGPQNQQPFENTDQQLFSFPSGYGQFAFGVFDDRFPFGSGLGTEDNRDAENRRERENASRQRYSARQPRSRHGSRRQAGRHEGVPTLEGIIQQLVNGIIAPTAMPNIGVGPWGVLHSNPMDYAWGANGLDAIVTQLLNQFENSGPPPADRDKIKSLPTVRVTDEHVASGLECPVCKEDYSVAENVRQLPCNHMFHNDCIVPWLEQHDTCPVCRKSLSGQNTATNPPELSGMNFTSSSSSSSSSSSSSSSSTPQSSSSTSNENPTDNS